The window AACAATCCAACTTCTGCCCTTATCAATACAGAATGCTACCCATGGACTGAAAACAATGCATTGCTTATAGGAGATGCAGCCCATGCCATGGTTCCTTTTTATGGACAAGGCATGAACTGTGGGTTTGAAGATTGTTTTATTTTGGATAAACTTATCGAGAAATATGGCACTTCATCTTGGGATCTGGTCTTTGAAAAATTTCAGAAGAAAAGAAAACGGGATACCGATGCCATCTGCCAGCTAGCCATGGATAATTTCAAAGAAATGAGTGATAATATAGCCGATCCTAAATTTTTGATCCGCAAAAAGATTGAGGCCAAACTGCATGAATTGTATCCCAAAGAATGGCAACCGCTATACAGCATGATAACTTTTTCTAATATGCGCTATTCAGAAGCTTATGCCATTGGTAAACTTCAGGAAAAGGTGATGGATGAGGTAATGAAGGATCCGGATGTCCCAAAAAACTGGAATGATTTAGATTATGCGGCCATCGTAGAAAAAGTGGAAACTTCCGGAGAGGTATAGGTCAAAGCTTAATTCCAAGCCTTTGCTCAAACCCTCTGATACCTTGCAATCCTCCGGTGTGCAAAACCAATATTTTACTTCCCCTTGGGAAGTAATCTTTCTCAATCAAGTCAAAAAGGCCAAATACCATCTTACCTGTATAGACAGGTTCTAGTGGTAGATTGGCCTTTGTTTTTATTTCCTGTATAAATGAAATCAAGTTGGGCTTTTGTTTAGCGTATCCACCAAAGTGATAGGCCGTTTGGATTTCATACGAACATTTTGGCTGAATCCCATATTTGCGAAGTAACTGATCTACTTCAGAAACAATAAAATTTCCTTTCAAGGATGAAAAACCAATAAGTTGTTGATCGGACTCCGCCCTTGCCAAGAGGCCTGCAAAAGTCCCTCCGGTCCCGATTGGACAAGTAACAAAGTCCATTGTCAAATCCTTGCCCTCCAATATTTCTTTGGTCCCTTTTATGGCCATTGCATTTGTTCCTCCCTCAGGGATCAAATAAAAATCTCCAAATCTCTCTTTCAACCTTTTAAGTTGGAATGAACTGTCTTTTTGCCTGTATTCTTCCCTAGACATTGGGTACAATTCCATCCCTTGATTCCGGGCATCTTCCAAGGTGGGATTAAGTGGAGTGACCATTTCACCTCTAATGATGCCAATGGCCTTCAACCCATTGGCAGAAGCCGCCAAGGCAGTTGCATGGATATGGTTCGAATAAGCCCCTCCAAAAGTCAAGACCTTTGAAAGCCCGGATTTCTTGGCCACTTCTAGGTTATAATGTAGTTTATAAAATTTGTTACCTTGAACTTCAGTATGAAGTAAATCCAATCTTTTAACAATAACTTCCAATCCCTTATCATTGATTAAAGGGAGGTGGATATGCTGGTATATGGCAGGTTTTATCGCAGTCAAAATAAATTTATTCAATGATTTTAAGTCAAAACTCTAATTGTTTTTGATCAAATCCTAATTTTGCACCATGACAGAGATCACCAATGAAGAATTACCGGAAGAAGAAAGTTTTTTCGATCACCATGAATTGACTGTAGATCCCGGACAAAGTTCGATTAGAATAGATAAATTTATTACCGATAAATTGGCCTACGCTACTAGAAATAAGGTGCAGCAAAGCATTACTTCAGGAATCGTTCAAGTAAATGGAGAAGTAGTAAAAGCCAATTATAAGATCAAAGCAGGTGACCTGATTACCTTTGCTATGGAAAAGAGTCGCAAGGAAACTGAGGTGGTGGCAGAAGATCTCCCTTTAGACATCAGGTATGAAGATGATCACCTAATGGTGGTTTATAAACCTGCCGGCATGGTGGTCCATCCTGCCCATGGCAATTGGACCGGCACCTTAGTCAATGCATTGGCATATTATTTTAAAAACCTACCGGAATTACCCGGAAATTCAGGACGTCCAGGTCTGGTACACAGAATAGACAAAGACACTAGTGGGCTCTTAGTTATTGCCAAATCTGAAAGGGCAATGACCCATCTTGCCAAGCAATTTTTTGATCATTCCATTTCAAGAAGCTATGTGGCTTTGGTCTGGGGGGAACCATCAGATGAGGAAGGAACGATCAATGTTCCCATAGGCCGGGGAGTCAAAGATCGAAAAGTAATGCAAGCATACCTGGAAGGTGATGCCGGAAAGTCAGCCATCACTCACTGGAAGGTAATCAAAAGACTGCGATATGTTACGCTTTTAAGCTGCGAGCTAGAAACCGGAAGGACACACCAGATTCGGGCACATATGAAATACATCGGCCACCCACTATTTAATGATGCCATGTATGGAGGGGATCAAATTCGAAAAGGAACCCAATATTCAAAATACAAATCTTACATACAAAACTGTTTTCAGATACTCCCCCGACAGGCATTACATGCCAAATCATTGGGTTTTATTCACCCGATAAGTGGTGAAGAATTGTATTTTGAAGGGGAAATACCGGAGGACATGTTAACGGTCATCGAAAAGTGGGAAAATTACGTAAAATTTGAAAAATAGCCAATTATCGAATCTCTAAAACTAGCAATAAATTAAGACCTATAATTTTCAACACAGCTTAATTTTGCCTTTATTTTTATCGATATTATAATTTTTTAATATTTCTAATGATAATATTTTCTAAATCTCTGTGATTTATTACATTTGTTATATCAAAATATAATTCGGTTTCCGCCTTGGAAAAGCGAAGTCATTTTTGATGAAGTTCTCAGACACTGTAGGGTGTTGAAATTGGCAGACATGCCCTCCTGTCTCGGGGGTGAGGAAACCGGTTTATCCGGCGTATTGGACAAAGCACACATCGAGCTCAATGTGTTGCCTAACAACCTCGTGGAGGTTCGAATCCTTCTCCTACAGCATTTATACTCAAGCCGGTGAATATATTGATACATATATCCATCGGCTTTTTAATTTTTTAGTGGTTCATTTTTTTCTTTTAGCAGTCTTTCTTAAACATTTTCCTCTTTATTTTGTATTCTTGATCTGAAAAATGAGTGGAGAGCAATTAGATATCAAAAAATCTGGAAGAAAAAGAAAGCGATTTCTGAAAATCATTTCAGTTCTTGCCTTTCTTGCGGTCTCTATCCACTTTATTCTTTTTTTCGCAGCTGACTGGTTGTTTAGAGAGTATATCCAACAACAGGTAGAGCATGTTTCAAAAGGCAAATACTCCGTAGACTTTGATAGGGTGTACCTTTCCTTGTTTCAGCGTGGTCTTTTTGTAGAAAAGTTTGAACTAGTACCAACAGACCCTACAATTTTTGACGCCTTAGAAATTCCCTATTATAAAATTTCAGTAGATCAATTGGATATATTGGGCCTAAACTTCATAGGGGAAGACGGCAAACTAACCGCCGATGAACTTCGCTTAACAGCTCCCATGATCCAGTCCAAACAACAATTGGAACTTACTGAGAACAAGGAATTCAGCCCTCTCAAGCAACTTGAATATGAAATAAAGAAATCGCTTAACGGCCCCCTAAAAGAAATCTTTATCAATGACTTTTACATTGATCAGGCTAACTTTTTAGTAGAAAATTTCCTAAGTCAAAAATCCATTGCCGCACAAAACACCAATTTATACCTTAAAAATATTCACCTCACCGGAGGAGAGGAAGAAAACGCTCCTTTTGGCATTGAGGGCTTTCAATTGAATTTTGATGACTTTGAGATTTCATTGGCAGATAGCATTCATAAAGTTATGGCAGAAAAAGTGGCCGTCTCTTCATTGGAAAAGCAAATATTGGCAAGTAAGGTAAGGGTTACGCCTAATCTGGAAAAAACGGCTGATGTCTACTATGAAATATTTCTGGAAAAGCTGGCCTTGACAGATGCTGACATCATGGAGATGTTCCAAACGTCAAAAGTAGCCATTGGAGACCTCAATCTTAACGCACCGCATATCGTTTTGTATACCGATAGGAATGCGATGGATGAGGAAGCAAGAACTACTGATATGTACGATTTGGTGGAAGACTTACTAGAGTCAATCACCATAAAAACTTTGACCATTGATGATGGACAATTCTTACAAAGAGGTGTTCATAACCCAAATAAAAACAGAATTGAAGCAGATGAAATTCAATTTTCTTTGGAAGAAGTATACCTGGGACAAGATGAGGAGCTTAAAAAAGATAATTTTTTATATGCTAGGAATGCAACATTAGAAATTGATCGGGCGCGAATAGCTTTGGCTGATGGGGTTCATTGGATTTCAGGACACAATATCTACCTGTCTACTATTGATGACAAGGTAAGGATCAATGAAATAGCACTTAAACCGGAAGTGAATGTGGACAGTATTGCTGAGGCTTCACTTTTTGAAATAAAAGTGCCCCTGTTGGAATTTGCCAATGCAAACCTTAGAAAAGTCTACAATGAAAACATCATTGACATAGGAGAATTACTTATCAACGCACCGGATGTAGTGATCAAAGATATCCTTGGCACTGCTACTGCCGATAATAATCCTTCCCAAATGACAGACCTCCAGCAATTAACTAAAGGTTTTTTTAAAGCTGTATACGTCCAGAAATTAGAAGTAGAGAATGGTAGCCTTGTATTAGACAATCACCTCCGAGTAAGGCAAGACAGCTTGGCATTCGGGAAAATAAACTTTCTGTTAGAGAATTTTCAGCTGGACGACAAATACATGTCAGACACTTCTTTGAGGATATTTCTGGCCGACAACCTAAGGCTTGAGATTGAAGACTACGCCCTTAAATTGTCAGACAACCTGCATCTTTTTGTTGCTGACAAAATATTAATTGACACCCAAAAGAACCTTCTACATGTAGATGGGTTTAAACTAAAACCTTTCTCCCCAGAAGCTGTACTTCCTTTGCTGGATAAATATGGGAGAACAACCGTTTTGGACATTGAGATTCCGGAATTTTCTGCAACCGGAGTAGATATCAATCAAGCTTATTTTCAAAACAAGTTATTTATCAATCATATTGACATCCCCAGCCCCATCATCCATTGGACAAAATACATTCCCAAAGAAAATGAGAAACAGGAAAAACTAAAACGCGGAGATGTATTGGATTTGATAACCAGCTATTTCAAAGTGATCAGTATAGACTCTTTGAGCACCGAAAAAGGCACCTTCAATTATGAAAACTTTGCCAACGAACAGTTTAGATCCTTCGCCGAAAATGATATCTCAGTAAAGATCAGGAATTTTTACCTGGACGAAAACATAAATCCTGCGGCCAACCGAACCTTGTTTTCAGATGAAGTAGACGTCAACCTTAACAATTACCTATTCAACTTAGCCAATGGAAAATACAGTATTGTTGCCGGCAGTATAGGCTTCAATTCTGCGCGAGAAGAAATCAATACCTTCGATGTTAAGCTAATGCCCAATAAAGACCTGAAATCCAAAGTCAGTATTGAGGCAAGCTTTCCCGATTTAAGCTTTAGCGGTGTAGATCTGGAAGCCTTTTTGTTTGACAACACTTTGGCTTTAACCAAACTTCGGTTTTCAGATGCTGAAGTGAATTTGTCCATCAACAGGGCTTTCAATAAAGAAGAAGAAAAACCAAATGAGGAAAAAAAGAAAAGTAGAAACCTTCCAAAAACAATTGATGTAATAAAAATAGATTCCATATTGGCCACCAATGGTTCTTTTAATGTGGCGAATTACCAGGAAGGAAATGACCTACAATTGATCAATACCGGAATCAATATAGCCATAGCAGACTTTCTGCTTGATTCTACCAGGTTATCGAATGGAGACATTGCCAGCTTCTTTTCGACAATGGCCTTGGATGTGGACAATTTTTCTTTGGCACTTAAGGACAGTGTTCATACAGTCACTTTTTCAAAAATCCAACTTGACTCAAGGAAGGAAGAAATATTGATAGAAAATGTGAATGTGGTACCTAAAGAAGCCCCTGAA of the Cyclobacterium marinum DSM 745 genome contains:
- a CDS encoding 1-aminocyclopropane-1-carboxylate deaminase/D-cysteine desulfhydrase, coding for MTAIKPAIYQHIHLPLINDKGLEVIVKRLDLLHTEVQGNKFYKLHYNLEVAKKSGLSKVLTFGGAYSNHIHATALAASANGLKAIGIIRGEMVTPLNPTLEDARNQGMELYPMSREEYRQKDSSFQLKRLKERFGDFYLIPEGGTNAMAIKGTKEILEGKDLTMDFVTCPIGTGGTFAGLLARAESDQQLIGFSSLKGNFIVSEVDQLLRKYGIQPKCSYEIQTAYHFGGYAKQKPNLISFIQEIKTKANLPLEPVYTGKMVFGLFDLIEKDYFPRGSKILVLHTGGLQGIRGFEQRLGIKL
- a CDS encoding RluA family pseudouridine synthase; protein product: MTEITNEELPEEESFFDHHELTVDPGQSSIRIDKFITDKLAYATRNKVQQSITSGIVQVNGEVVKANYKIKAGDLITFAMEKSRKETEVVAEDLPLDIRYEDDHLMVVYKPAGMVVHPAHGNWTGTLVNALAYYFKNLPELPGNSGRPGLVHRIDKDTSGLLVIAKSERAMTHLAKQFFDHSISRSYVALVWGEPSDEEGTINVPIGRGVKDRKVMQAYLEGDAGKSAITHWKVIKRLRYVTLLSCELETGRTHQIRAHMKYIGHPLFNDAMYGGDQIRKGTQYSKYKSYIQNCFQILPRQALHAKSLGFIHPISGEELYFEGEIPEDMLTVIEKWENYVKFEK